A genomic stretch from Petrimonas mucosa includes:
- a CDS encoding DUF499 domain-containing protein: MNNENIFQALGIFLDAMRPFLVSVLQNHFPGEPWEGVFFQRLTAQKQDQWNQAQRQGVEPMLRIDYHNLTFLASKFRDELAEELGNDKSKTFIFESTMSELRDARNKCQHFTPLTEDEKDRAFSNMKHVANMLGMADLRQEIERLQNKRTFAPAAVAPIAVTTVTSTPVDTSIVDDGSPLPSWFRNCLPHYDIRSGVLDESVFAANLNEVALGTGPEVYNNPTSFFAKTYVTAGLRDIANRVVRALNGEETENRVISLQTGFGGGKTHTLISIYHIVKSGARLLESESCKHILQEGVTPNFENAKVAVFTNNTTDVSQGRQTIEGFTIYTLWGELAYQLGGKEAYEKIKQNDIDRTAPTSAILKPIIQNAGTSLILIDELADYCVKATSKKVGDGNLFSQTNSFMQTLTEVVSSVPKCVLIATLPASATEVADSQIGQTVLDSLQTRIVRIGSSVKPVDDEEIFEVVRRRLFEQINETSVVDLVAKRYKDMFHNRYRDLPEYCDKMEYANKIKKSYPFHPELIEMFRQRWGSDPRFQRTRGVLRLLASIVQDLWRRRESLTGSQALIHTSDVNLENLGSLTGTITNLMGSNWETVMLADVYGTSSNARKIDEADPTSNIGQYHLTQGIATTLLMASVGAKQNKGLDIKQLKLCVLRPKAFNHNDIDGALNKLEQVAHYLYSTKVGGATYWFESKANINILIAQAKSEVKKEDVEAEIIKRLKNSASFIHEINVLVCPTGDVPEQKQLTLVILPPSIAMPTGGTPSNCLTTAVKEIALKRGNSDRVMRNTIFYLACSEAGRGALSDKLKDYLACTKIIAEYSGRLERDQNTEVQNRKREYEHGVDEALIRAYNIAIKYSAKDGIESYEMKNYAGDFSSQIRMNLMTEIMEEEWVIKAIGRNLLDRINMLPEVNRPIAVKELYETFLRFDDKPMITGPSAIAETVNRYCVNGVFNVAFGAPGRWTRITQGENVPFLDVTSEDYWLVDPSVVIEPSGATGTGTGTGSGAGTGSGATGGSGSGETGGGEPTGGTPPETKTYQKVVISGQVPLENYAQLFTSFVQTLRNNNLKIEVKFTAKTTGANPLTENSATVKSVKESASQLGLEFDVEE; this comes from the coding sequence ATGAACAACGAGAACATCTTCCAGGCATTAGGAATCTTCCTCGACGCAATGCGTCCATTCCTAGTCAGTGTTTTGCAAAACCACTTCCCCGGTGAGCCGTGGGAAGGTGTCTTCTTTCAGCGTTTAACTGCACAAAAACAAGATCAATGGAATCAAGCCCAACGCCAAGGCGTAGAGCCAATGTTGCGTATTGACTATCATAATTTGACTTTTCTTGCAAGCAAATTCCGTGATGAACTAGCGGAAGAACTCGGCAATGACAAAAGCAAAACATTCATTTTTGAAAGTACTATGAGTGAATTGAGGGATGCTCGCAACAAGTGCCAGCATTTCACTCCACTCACAGAAGACGAGAAAGACCGTGCTTTCAGCAACATGAAGCATGTTGCAAATATGCTTGGCATGGCTGATTTGCGCCAAGAAATCGAAAGATTACAAAACAAGCGCACGTTTGCTCCTGCAGCTGTTGCACCCATTGCCGTAACAACTGTAACATCGACACCTGTTGACACTTCAATCGTGGATGATGGCTCACCACTGCCATCCTGGTTTAGGAACTGTTTGCCACACTATGACATTCGCAGTGGCGTTCTTGACGAATCTGTTTTTGCTGCCAACTTGAATGAGGTAGCTCTTGGCACTGGCCCAGAAGTGTACAACAATCCGACATCCTTCTTTGCCAAGACTTACGTAACAGCAGGATTACGAGACATTGCCAACCGGGTTGTTCGCGCTTTAAACGGCGAAGAAACTGAGAATCGCGTCATTTCTCTTCAGACAGGATTCGGTGGTGGTAAAACCCATACTTTGATTTCAATATATCATATAGTAAAAAGTGGAGCTCGTCTGTTGGAATCTGAAAGCTGCAAGCATATTCTCCAGGAAGGAGTTACTCCGAACTTTGAGAATGCCAAAGTTGCAGTCTTTACCAACAACACAACTGACGTATCACAAGGTCGCCAGACTATAGAAGGATTTACCATCTATACGCTATGGGGTGAACTTGCCTATCAACTTGGCGGCAAGGAAGCTTACGAGAAAATTAAGCAAAATGATATAGACCGTACTGCTCCCACGTCTGCAATATTGAAACCCATCATCCAGAATGCAGGGACTTCCCTCATCCTTATTGATGAGTTGGCTGACTATTGTGTAAAAGCTACTTCAAAAAAGGTTGGAGATGGCAATCTCTTCAGCCAAACAAACAGCTTCATGCAGACTCTGACTGAGGTGGTTTCTTCTGTGCCAAAATGCGTATTGATTGCCACTCTCCCTGCAAGTGCAACAGAAGTCGCTGATTCTCAGATTGGTCAAACAGTATTAGACTCTTTGCAGACCAGAATCGTTCGTATAGGTTCAAGTGTCAAGCCTGTTGATGATGAAGAAATCTTTGAAGTTGTACGTCGTCGTCTGTTTGAACAAATCAATGAAACTTCTGTTGTTGACCTCGTGGCCAAACGCTATAAGGATATGTTCCATAATCGATACAGAGACTTACCAGAGTACTGTGACAAGATGGAATATGCCAACAAAATAAAGAAATCCTATCCTTTCCACCCGGAACTTATTGAAATGTTCCGTCAACGTTGGGGAAGTGATCCTCGTTTCCAGCGCACTCGTGGTGTTCTTCGTCTTTTGGCATCAATTGTACAGGATTTGTGGCGACGCAGAGAATCACTTACTGGTTCACAAGCCTTGATACATACATCAGACGTTAATCTTGAAAATCTTGGTTCACTCACTGGCACCATAACAAACCTGATGGGTAGCAACTGGGAAACAGTCATGTTAGCTGATGTATATGGAACTTCAAGTAATGCACGTAAGATAGATGAAGCAGATCCAACAAGTAATATTGGCCAGTACCATCTGACACAAGGTATTGCTACAACTCTTCTTATGGCATCTGTAGGCGCAAAGCAGAACAAAGGACTTGATATCAAGCAGCTTAAACTCTGTGTTTTACGTCCCAAAGCATTCAATCACAATGATATTGATGGAGCATTAAACAAACTTGAACAGGTAGCACATTATCTTTACTCTACCAAAGTTGGAGGAGCAACGTATTGGTTTGAGTCCAAAGCCAACATCAATATCCTCATCGCACAGGCTAAGTCTGAGGTCAAAAAAGAAGATGTAGAGGCAGAGATTATCAAACGACTGAAGAATTCGGCAAGTTTTATACATGAAATCAATGTTCTGGTATGTCCAACTGGCGATGTTCCAGAACAAAAGCAACTCACATTGGTAATTTTGCCTCCAAGCATAGCTATGCCGACTGGTGGAACACCATCAAATTGTCTTACCACGGCAGTCAAAGAAATAGCATTGAAACGAGGTAATAGTGATCGTGTGATGCGCAACACTATCTTCTATCTTGCCTGTTCAGAAGCCGGACGTGGTGCATTGAGTGACAAACTTAAAGACTACTTAGCTTGCACCAAAATCATAGCAGAATATTCAGGAAGACTGGAGCGCGATCAAAATACAGAAGTGCAAAATCGCAAGCGCGAGTACGAACACGGTGTCGATGAAGCTCTGATTCGCGCCTATAATATTGCAATTAAGTATTCAGCAAAAGATGGCATAGAGAGCTATGAAATGAAGAACTATGCTGGCGACTTCTCTTCACAGATACGTATGAACTTGATGACAGAAATCATGGAAGAAGAATGGGTCATCAAGGCTATTGGGAGGAACTTGCTGGATAGAATCAATATGCTTCCAGAAGTGAATCGTCCAATCGCAGTAAAAGAGCTTTATGAGACATTCCTTCGCTTTGATGACAAACCTATGATTACTGGCCCATCAGCAATAGCTGAAACCGTCAATCGTTATTGCGTAAATGGCGTATTTAACGTGGCTTTCGGAGCACCAGGGAGATGGACACGAATAACCCAAGGTGAGAATGTACCATTCCTCGATGTAACAAGTGAGGACTATTGGCTCGTTGACCCATCTGTCGTTATTGAGCCTTCTGGAGCAACTGGTACTGGCACAGGAACGGGTTCTGGTGCAGGAACAGGCTCCGGTGCTACAGGCGGTTCTGGCTCAGGTGAGACAGGAGGTGGCGAGCCTACAGGAGGAACACCTCCTGAGACAAAGACCTATCAAAAGGTTGTTATAAGCGGACAAGTACCATTGGAGAACTATGCTCAGTTATTTACCAGTTTTGTTCAGACATTGCGAAATAACAATCTGAAGATAGAGGTCAAATTTACAGCCAAAACGACTGGAGCTAATCCTCTTACAGAAAACTCAGCCACTGTTAAGAGTGTTAAAGAGTCTGCTTCTCAGCTTGGGCTGGAATTTGACGTAGAAGAATAA
- a CDS encoding DUF1156 domain-containing protein, with product MKAKKLIEVALPIKEISAESVRDKSIRNGHISTLHLWWARRPLPVCRAVVFASLVPDPLDKNCTQAFKDAVQNILNPADDVLTQYQYKPYNDIPYTAIVDPMEDNLRNRLLMFIGKFSEKCQKEMLAGKSTTPKEQLDEGSLIKWENKNNPRILRMARELIWVAYNAEKYPDLGYETHHKNFSEAFDAIKAAEDALYEVIDRHLPSAETDDLEGNLQSAIENFQNQMPSVFDPFAGGGAIPLEAARLGCRSYGNDINPVAHIIEKGSAEFPQKFGKPICFSEEEFNRIYGEEGLNLITEKGISKDARGFYLIPNRLSFDVEYYALKVINNTKSKCSDLYESTTGKTPLVYYWARTATCSNPTCKAEIPMLKQFYISKRRTAKAKDWVYLNPIISGNHIDFEIKNGSFEEEGWNRHGNITCPCCGSLTNISEIKRQFNTSPIKERLLAIIEDGSKRTYRVPSAEDIQQISNIKKSKAIPKEQLEVGNVRNFNTPGWGIDSFDGLFSNRQSVFLTNFKNEIDNVCSSISDDKHYVRAIKTYLAILFDKVLCRNTSFGVWHKLQETVEHPFGRQAIPMVFDYPEMNPFSSLSGACKGQLDAIISYLESENSFPAVFNNVISGDKSQFDPKSLTAVITDPPYYDAIAYADLSDFFYVWLKSILLNEFELVFATPKTPKQEECTALKHHHGNSDEEAKHHFEKKLTSIFDAIETQTTDVVSIMFAHQSTEAWTTLCNSILDARMNITGSWPMDTEVSIALKADMATLESSVTVACRPSERKGYGDFKSVKKDIEQKVAEEVESLYELGFRGADLLTACFGQAVSEFGKYKSVEKSDGSEVSVAELLEMARNAAFDSLLKGVQGDDYTKFYIGWLQLNGTSDTDFDDATKFTRVGVNVNIKDIQQERLLILEGKKMHIAMAKEHIGGSSVEGTRPEDSPIKQAHRFILLYREGDRGKILRFVRDICPDSSSPLWRLLATLKELLPANDDQKQIVGILQNADDLRQHCHEEYKPIQGNLFEGIE from the coding sequence ATGAAAGCAAAGAAGCTAATTGAAGTAGCACTCCCGATTAAGGAGATTTCAGCGGAAAGTGTACGTGACAAGAGTATACGAAACGGTCATATATCTACACTTCATCTTTGGTGGGCACGCCGTCCTTTGCCAGTATGCCGAGCAGTCGTGTTTGCTAGTCTTGTGCCTGATCCACTAGACAAGAACTGTACGCAAGCTTTCAAAGATGCCGTTCAGAATATTTTAAATCCGGCTGATGATGTATTGACTCAATATCAATATAAGCCATACAATGATATTCCTTATACCGCCATTGTCGATCCAATGGAGGATAATTTACGCAATAGGTTACTGATGTTCATAGGTAAGTTTTCTGAAAAATGTCAAAAGGAAATGTTGGCAGGAAAATCTACCACTCCAAAGGAACAATTAGACGAGGGTTCACTCATCAAATGGGAAAACAAAAACAATCCTCGCATACTTCGCATGGCCAGAGAGCTGATATGGGTAGCTTATAATGCAGAAAAGTATCCAGATCTTGGTTATGAGACTCACCACAAAAACTTTTCTGAGGCATTTGATGCTATTAAAGCAGCTGAAGATGCTCTCTATGAAGTAATTGATAGACACCTTCCATCAGCAGAAACAGATGATTTAGAAGGCAACTTACAATCTGCCATTGAGAATTTTCAAAATCAGATGCCCTCTGTTTTTGACCCATTTGCAGGCGGTGGCGCAATTCCTTTAGAAGCTGCACGTCTTGGATGCCGCAGCTATGGTAATGACATTAATCCAGTTGCTCATATTATCGAAAAAGGCAGTGCAGAGTTTCCTCAGAAATTCGGCAAACCTATATGTTTTAGTGAAGAAGAGTTCAATCGTATTTATGGAGAAGAAGGATTAAACCTGATTACCGAAAAAGGAATTTCAAAAGATGCAAGAGGTTTCTACTTGATTCCTAATAGATTGTCTTTTGATGTTGAGTATTATGCTTTGAAAGTAATCAACAACACGAAGAGTAAATGTTCTGACTTATACGAGTCAACAACTGGTAAAACTCCTTTAGTTTATTATTGGGCACGAACTGCAACTTGTAGTAATCCTACTTGCAAAGCAGAAATACCTATGCTTAAACAATTCTACATATCAAAGAGAAGAACAGCAAAAGCAAAAGATTGGGTGTATCTTAATCCTATCATTTCTGGTAATCATATCGATTTTGAAATTAAAAATGGCAGTTTTGAAGAAGAAGGTTGGAATAGACACGGAAATATCACTTGTCCATGTTGTGGCAGTTTGACAAATATTTCAGAAATAAAGAGACAGTTCAACACTTCCCCTATCAAAGAGCGTTTATTGGCCATAATTGAGGATGGTTCAAAGAGAACGTATCGAGTACCGTCTGCTGAAGATATTCAGCAAATATCCAACATAAAAAAAAGTAAGGCTATACCAAAAGAACAATTAGAGGTCGGAAATGTAAGGAATTTTAATACTCCTGGTTGGGGTATAGACTCTTTCGATGGCTTATTCTCCAACAGACAAAGTGTATTTCTAACTAACTTTAAGAACGAGATAGATAATGTTTGTTCGTCAATTAGCGATGATAAACATTACGTTAGAGCTATCAAAACCTATCTTGCCATTTTGTTTGATAAAGTTTTGTGTAGAAACACTTCTTTCGGTGTATGGCATAAGCTTCAAGAAACAGTTGAACATCCTTTTGGACGGCAAGCAATACCGATGGTATTTGATTATCCAGAAATGAATCCGTTTTCTTCATTGTCTGGCGCTTGTAAAGGACAGTTAGATGCCATAATTTCATATTTGGAGTCTGAAAATTCTTTCCCTGCGGTGTTTAATAATGTAATAAGTGGAGACAAATCTCAATTTGACCCCAAATCTCTTACTGCTGTCATAACTGATCCACCATATTACGATGCTATCGCATACGCAGATTTATCTGATTTCTTTTATGTATGGCTCAAATCAATTCTTTTGAATGAATTTGAGCTGGTATTTGCTACGCCCAAAACGCCAAAACAAGAAGAATGTACTGCACTTAAACATCATCATGGCAATAGTGACGAAGAAGCGAAACACCATTTTGAGAAGAAACTCACATCAATTTTTGATGCAATAGAAACGCAAACTACGGATGTAGTTAGTATAATGTTCGCACATCAAAGTACAGAGGCATGGACAACTCTTTGCAATTCAATTCTTGATGCGAGAATGAACATTACAGGTTCTTGGCCAATGGACACTGAAGTTAGCATTGCCTTAAAGGCAGACATGGCAACTTTAGAATCATCTGTTACCGTTGCATGTAGACCATCGGAGCGTAAAGGCTATGGCGATTTTAAGAGTGTCAAAAAGGATATAGAACAAAAAGTGGCAGAAGAAGTTGAATCCCTCTACGAACTTGGTTTCCGTGGTGCAGACTTATTGACTGCATGTTTTGGACAGGCTGTTAGTGAATTTGGCAAATATAAATCAGTGGAGAAATCTGATGGTAGTGAAGTCTCTGTAGCCGAACTTCTTGAAATGGCTCGCAATGCAGCTTTCGATTCTTTATTGAAGGGTGTGCAAGGTGATGATTACACAAAGTTCTATATTGGATGGCTTCAGTTGAATGGCACTAGTGATACAGACTTTGACGATGCCACTAAGTTCACTCGTGTTGGTGTAAATGTCAACATTAAGGACATCCAGCAGGAACGATTACTAATATTAGAAGGAAAGAAAATGCACATTGCTATGGCAAAAGAGCATATTGGTGGATCGTCTGTCGAAGGAACGCGCCCTGAGGATTCACCAATTAAGCAAGCACATCGTTTCATCCTTTTGTATAGAGAGGGCGACCGTGGAAAAATTCTCCGATTTGTCCGCGACATCTGTCCAGACTCATCCTCTCCCCTATGGCGATTACTTGCCACATTAAAAGAGCTTCTTCCTGCTAATGATGACCAGAAGCAAATCGTTGGCATCCTTCAGAATGCCGATGACCTCCGTCAACATTGCCACGAGGAGTATAAACCAATACAAGGAAACTTGTTTGAAGGTATCGAGTAA